The following coding sequences lie in one Enterococcus sp. 9E7_DIV0242 genomic window:
- a CDS encoding acyltransferase family protein, with the protein MEHKKRLEKSRYITGFDGIRTIAVVGVILYHLFPQIMSGGYLGVPIFFTLSGYLITDLLRQEWLQNDEIDVKGFYIRRMKRLYPGLVFMLISTSAYIALFQRDLLNNLRGVVASSVLYYNNWWQIFHGFSYFDRFASQSPYTHIWSWAVEAQNYLIWPILFILLKKYLKTNGKIVGAILAAACLSGLLMAVLYVPGADPTRVYYGTDTRIFSILLGSALAFVWPTFRLKEEIPQKARLLLNGVGGVSLGLVILSFIFLSDHYAFVYRGGMFLLSIVTALLVAVTAHPGADMNKWLTNPVFTWVGKRSYGIYLYQFPVMIFYEAKISNLNDHVFLHSLVELALILGISELSYRFIEKPLKNFYYRYILYALKDIVKKPIFTVPKVTFAVGVVLFGFAMYGWIIAPTNYVTADQLQLQQTIEQNKKLAEERKKAELKKAETEETVTSSTEAPADTGDPAHYGLTDEEWVQAQALEVTAFGDSVILDGGADLQTVFPKMIIDGEVGRQVYNSEEPLEKLKTDNQLKETVLMSLGTNGSFTEAQFDRLMQIIGEERQVFWINARVPTRRWQNEVNTMLNTMAGKYKNLTVIDWYDFSKDHDEWFYEDLVHPNVDGQVQYAQFIGKALIGGVTAEKKEAADTTDTTEKKETTKTTETKEN; encoded by the coding sequence ATGGAACATAAAAAAAGGCTTGAGAAAAGCCGTTATATTACCGGATTCGATGGGATTCGGACGATTGCAGTTGTCGGAGTCATTCTCTATCATTTATTCCCGCAAATCATGAGCGGTGGATATTTGGGGGTTCCGATATTTTTTACTCTTTCGGGGTATTTGATTACAGATTTACTACGTCAGGAATGGCTTCAAAATGATGAGATAGATGTCAAAGGATTTTACATAAGAAGAATGAAAAGGTTGTACCCCGGGTTAGTATTTATGCTAATATCCACCTCAGCATATATTGCTCTTTTCCAAAGAGATTTATTGAATAATTTACGCGGTGTAGTCGCCAGTAGCGTGTTATATTATAATAATTGGTGGCAAATTTTTCATGGTTTTTCCTATTTTGATCGATTTGCGTCACAATCCCCATATACTCATATCTGGTCATGGGCAGTTGAAGCTCAAAACTACTTGATTTGGCCGATTCTATTTATACTCTTAAAGAAATATTTGAAAACAAATGGAAAAATAGTTGGAGCAATTCTAGCTGCTGCGTGCCTCTCTGGATTACTGATGGCTGTGTTATATGTGCCAGGTGCAGATCCAACAAGAGTTTATTATGGAACAGATACACGAATTTTTTCTATTTTACTCGGTAGTGCGTTGGCATTTGTTTGGCCTACTTTTCGATTGAAGGAGGAGATCCCGCAAAAAGCCCGATTGCTTCTGAATGGGGTTGGTGGAGTCTCACTGGGATTAGTGATTCTTTCGTTCATTTTCTTATCAGATCATTATGCATTCGTTTATCGTGGAGGCATGTTCCTTTTAAGTATTGTTACTGCTTTGCTGGTAGCTGTTACTGCACATCCGGGAGCAGATATGAACAAATGGCTGACGAATCCGGTATTCACATGGGTTGGGAAAAGAAGCTACGGAATTTATCTTTATCAATTTCCTGTTATGATTTTTTATGAAGCCAAGATCTCGAATCTGAATGATCATGTTTTTCTGCATTCTCTTGTCGAGTTGGCGTTGATTCTTGGTATCAGCGAATTGTCGTATCGCTTTATTGAGAAACCACTGAAGAATTTCTATTATCGCTATATCTTATATGCCCTAAAGGATATAGTCAAAAAACCAATATTCACTGTGCCGAAAGTTACATTTGCGGTAGGCGTTGTTCTATTTGGCTTTGCTATGTATGGTTGGATTATTGCGCCGACTAACTATGTCACAGCTGACCAGTTGCAGCTGCAGCAGACGATAGAGCAGAATAAAAAGCTTGCCGAAGAGCGTAAAAAAGCTGAGTTGAAGAAAGCGGAAACTGAGGAGACAGTGACTTCCAGCACGGAGGCACCGGCTGATACAGGTGATCCCGCTCATTATGGTTTGACAGATGAAGAATGGGTGCAAGCTCAAGCCTTAGAAGTCACAGCTTTTGGCGATTCTGTTATTTTAGATGGTGGTGCGGACCTGCAGACTGTTTTTCCTAAGATGATTATTGATGGAGAAGTTGGTCGCCAGGTATACAATAGCGAGGAGCCGCTAGAAAAGCTGAAAACGGACAATCAATTGAAAGAAACAGTGCTGATGAGTCTGGGAACAAACGGTTCCTTTACGGAAGCTCAGTTTGATCGATTGATGCAGATTATTGGTGAGGAACGACAAGTCTTCTGGATCAACGCAAGAGTTCCGACTAGGCGCTGGCAAAATGAAGTAAATACAATGTTGAACACAATGGCTGGAAAATATAAGAATCTAACAGTCATCGATTGGTATGATTTCAGTAAAGATCATGATGAATGGTTCTATGAAGATCTTGTTCACCCAAATGTCGACGGACAAGTTCAATATGCGCAATTTATCGGCAAAGCACTGATCGGTGGCGTAACGGCTGAGAAAAAGGAAGCGGCTGATACCACAGATACCACTGAGAAAAAGGAAACAACTAAAACTACTGAGACTAAAGAAAACTAG